The Nitrospinota bacterium region AATGATTTTTAATTAGTCTAAGGGTTTACTATAAATAGGGAAGCCCGTATAATTCTTCCCGGTTTGTTTCACCAAACCATTTTCTCCTTTTTCTTTGATGAAAACCTCCGTTTAATGACAAATATTTCCTTCTCACAGCCCAATGGTTATTTTCAACTGCCAGTATGTCTGCAATAGATACCACTCACCGTTGGCTTCCAGTACTGGACAAGATTTTGACTGCCAGTTTGATTCTGTTCGTGATGTTTTCGATGTTTTCCATCAGCATCACGCAAATCGCCTTTGCCGTGGGAACGGTGGCCTGGTTGACGAAAGTTTCCCTGACCAAATCCTGGAGCCGGGTCCGGTTTCCTTTGGGGATTCCTTTTTTACTTTTTATTCTCGCCAGTATTCTGGCGGTGGCTCTGGCGGTCGATCCCGGCTATAGTTATAAATCGCTAAAAAAGCTCCTGCAAATCCTCATCTTTTTCTGGGCGGTCAATAGTGTCAGGGATGAGAAGCAAAGGGATTTCCTGGTCCTGGTTTTGGTCGCGGCGGGCTGTATTTCGGCCCTGGTTGGAATTTCCCAGGGGTTGTTGACCCCGGTCACCACAGAAACCCGTGTAGAAGGAACCATGAGCGTCTATATGACGTTTGCGGGGATTCTGATGCTGGTGGGGCTGGTGGCTCTGGGACGTTTATTATTCCGTCAGCCCAGAGAAAACTGGCTGGGTGGTGCGGTATTTTTAATCGTCATTTGCCTGCTTCTCACCTTGACACGGCAAGCCTGGCTGGGATTCATGACAGGATTTGTATTTCTGGTGTTGGTCTGGAGGATACGGTTGCTTTGGGGCGTTCCGGTTTTGCTGGTTCTGGTTTTGCTGTTTTCCCCTGTGGGTGTGAAGGACCGGCTTCATTCAATGGTTAACTTGCAGGACTGGACCTTTCAGTCCCGTCTGGCGCTCTGGCAGGGTGGCTGGGAGGTGTTCAAGGATTATCCTGTGACGGGGTGTGGCTTTCGGTGTATGGATTTAGTACATACCAACTACCCGGACCCGACGGGATACATTAAAAAATACCGGGGGATGCATAACAATTTTGTCCAGCTGGCGGTGGACACGGGTATTCTGGGTTTGAGCGCGTGGATTTCTATATGGGTAGGGTTTTTTCTGTATTTTTTCAGGAAATCCCGCGATTCAGCAGAGAGGACTTACACTCGATGGGTCCTGCCGGGTTGTGCCGCCGCAGTTCTCGGTTTTTTGGCCGGGGGATTGTTTGAAGTAAATTTTTACGATTCGGAAGTTGCCATGCTGTTATATTTCATCATGGCATTGCCTTTTATGAATCAGAACTCAGAACCGGGAGAGAAGGTCTAATTCTTTTTGAATGTGGGCCGACGGATGGCTCCCAATTGCTCGAATAAACGAGGGCTGTCTTTGAGGCTGGCCTTGACGCGCATGACTTCTTTGCGGATGGTTTCGGCATCGTTTCCAAAAATGGTCAGAAATTCAGGCTTTTTCGATGAGAAGTCTTTTGATGTGAGAGGCTTCCTTCGAAGTGGCGTTGTTTTAACAAATTCCGGTTTTTTATCAGGTTTTGCCTTCATAGTGGATGACTTTTTGGGAGTGGTTTTAATACCTGGATTTCTCAGTCCAGAAAGAAAAAAATAACAGAAAATGATTCACTCTTATCGAAGAGTTTGAGAAAAACCTTTATCCTTTTTTCAAGAGGGCTTATATTTTTTTAAGTTTTAAACCTGATTGTTAAGTTAACCAATGAAATTACAAGGTGAAAGACTTGAACTTTTGATGCAGGCATAATGTGAAAATGTTTTCACAAATTCCTAATTTATTTCCAATCAATCATTTTTATTTAAAAAAACCATGAAGGTAACAAAGACAGAATTAGAAGGCGTTTTAATCATC contains the following coding sequences:
- a CDS encoding O-antigen ligase family protein produces the protein MSAIDTTHRWLPVLDKILTASLILFVMFSMFSISITQIAFAVGTVAWLTKVSLTKSWSRVRFPLGIPFLLFILASILAVALAVDPGYSYKSLKKLLQILIFFWAVNSVRDEKQRDFLVLVLVAAGCISALVGISQGLLTPVTTETRVEGTMSVYMTFAGILMLVGLVALGRLLFRQPRENWLGGAVFLIVICLLLTLTRQAWLGFMTGFVFLVLVWRIRLLWGVPVLLVLVLLFSPVGVKDRLHSMVNLQDWTFQSRLALWQGGWEVFKDYPVTGCGFRCMDLVHTNYPDPTGYIKKYRGMHNNFVQLAVDTGILGLSAWISIWVGFFLYFFRKSRDSAERTYTRWVLPGCAAAVLGFLAGGLFEVNFYDSEVAMLLYFIMALPFMNQNSEPGEKV